Proteins encoded within one genomic window of Sphingomonas sp. KRR8:
- a CDS encoding response regulator — protein sequence MPVPGAGAPDAGERVRVLVVDDDERNLLAIETVLEDIGEVVIARSGEEALRHLLKGDFAVILLDVYMPGMDGYETAGIIRSREQTKRIPIVFLSAVNKEAEHLIRGYSMGAVDYVFKPVDPVVLRSKVSVFVDLFAKTREIERKARHEQALLDANLRANAELLRAEQELRRAEQRQAAIIQSLPIILYLEPLACDPRCPTFVSGDFPAMTGYPFTEVLENPLLWASRLHDEDRERVLRAIEERARTGKLSVEYRWRCADGTYKHFHDQAVLLKDAAGQPLEYAGTLTDVSERRALESQLVHAQKMDAIGKLTGGIAHDFNNLLAAVLGGVGLIERRAELADDHRKIMGMIRRAADQGSELVRRLLAFARQQQLQPAPVDLASLHRGVDDLLSHTLGGLVELDWRLPEKRWCALADRSQLELALMNLIINARDAMPNGGTITIAADACEVPADNSLDIPAGNYVWLQVADEGTGIPAELVDKVLEPFFTTKPVGKGTGLGLSMVYGFARQSGGAFRIMSEAGQGTRAEIWLPQSAEQSPDEPAVPPVSLLNGPALTVLLVDDHPEVRATTAELLREMGHQVVEAATGAEGLDLLRQDDSNFDLLLSDYAMPHLSGTDVVAKARAFRPDLPALLITGYADADEIQARPADIAILSKPFTPLELATALNSATKVSAAA from the coding sequence ATGCCAGTGCCTGGAGCCGGCGCGCCGGACGCCGGCGAGCGAGTCCGGGTGCTCGTCGTCGACGATGATGAGCGCAACCTGCTGGCCATCGAAACGGTGCTCGAGGACATCGGCGAAGTCGTGATCGCGCGGTCTGGCGAGGAAGCCCTGCGGCACCTGCTGAAGGGCGACTTCGCCGTTATACTGCTGGACGTCTACATGCCCGGCATGGACGGGTACGAGACGGCCGGGATCATCCGCAGCCGCGAGCAGACCAAGCGCATCCCGATTGTCTTCCTGTCGGCGGTCAACAAGGAAGCCGAGCACCTGATCCGCGGTTACTCGATGGGCGCGGTCGACTATGTGTTCAAACCGGTCGATCCGGTGGTGCTGCGATCCAAGGTTTCGGTGTTCGTCGACCTGTTCGCCAAGACCCGGGAGATCGAGCGCAAGGCGCGTCACGAACAGGCGCTGCTCGACGCCAACCTGCGCGCCAATGCCGAGCTGCTCCGCGCCGAGCAGGAACTGAGGCGCGCGGAGCAGCGCCAGGCCGCGATCATTCAGTCGCTGCCGATCATCCTCTATCTCGAGCCACTGGCCTGCGACCCGCGCTGCCCCACGTTTGTCAGCGGCGACTTTCCGGCGATGACGGGATATCCGTTCACGGAAGTGCTGGAGAACCCGTTGCTGTGGGCCTCCCGCCTGCACGATGAGGATCGGGAGCGGGTGCTTCGCGCGATCGAGGAACGGGCACGCACGGGCAAGCTCTCTGTCGAGTATCGCTGGCGCTGTGCCGACGGGACCTACAAGCATTTTCACGATCAGGCCGTGCTGCTGAAGGACGCCGCCGGGCAGCCGTTGGAATATGCCGGAACGCTGACTGACGTGTCGGAACGGCGGGCGCTGGAAAGCCAGCTGGTGCATGCGCAGAAGATGGACGCCATCGGGAAGCTGACTGGCGGCATCGCGCACGATTTCAACAACCTGCTCGCCGCGGTGCTGGGCGGGGTCGGCCTGATCGAACGCCGCGCGGAACTGGCCGACGATCATCGCAAGATCATGGGCATGATCCGGCGCGCTGCGGACCAGGGATCCGAACTCGTCCGGCGGCTGCTCGCCTTTGCCCGTCAGCAGCAGCTTCAGCCCGCGCCGGTGGACCTGGCGTCGCTGCATCGCGGCGTCGATGATCTGCTGAGCCATACGCTTGGCGGTCTCGTAGAGCTGGACTGGCGCTTGCCCGAAAAGCGCTGGTGCGCGTTAGCCGACCGCTCGCAGCTGGAACTGGCGCTGATGAACCTCATCATCAACGCGCGCGATGCGATGCCGAACGGCGGAACGATCACCATTGCGGCCGACGCGTGCGAGGTTCCGGCGGACAATTCGCTCGACATTCCGGCCGGCAATTACGTGTGGCTGCAGGTGGCCGACGAGGGCACGGGCATTCCCGCCGAGCTGGTCGACAAAGTGCTGGAGCCATTCTTCACTACCAAACCGGTCGGCAAGGGAACGGGCCTCGGCCTCAGCATGGTCTACGGCTTTGCCCGGCAGTCCGGGGGCGCCTTTCGAATCATGAGTGAAGCGGGCCAGGGCACACGGGCCGAAATCTGGTTGCCGCAGTCTGCGGAGCAGTCGCCCGACGAGCCGGCAGTGCCCCCGGTCAGTCTGCTCAATGGACCGGCGCTGACCGTCTTGCTGGTCGACGATCATCCCGAAGTTCGTGCCACCACCGCGGAGCTGTTGCGTGAAATGGGGCATCAGGTCGTTGAGGCAGCGACCGGGGCGGAAGGGCTCGACCTGCTCCGGCAGGACGACAGCAACTTCGATCTGCTGCTCAGCGACTATGCCATGCCGCATCTCAGCGGCACCGA